From a single Lineus longissimus chromosome 16, tnLinLong1.2, whole genome shotgun sequence genomic region:
- the LOC135500407 gene encoding ribosome biogenesis protein WDR12 homolog gives MASVEGTVSHLQVKFFTKQPQFSVPDNPFSVPSSCGLKELSDLINGLLQSAGTGGLHPTEFDFLVEGQFLRTTLEKHIEQTERSTEEVLELEYLERQPAPAPQDSLQHDDWVSCLHAQGEHILSGCYDNTVKLWTSRGDIILTIPGHSAPVKSISWIAQDEASSTFLSGSHDQTILIWEWNRTTNAMECLYMCKGHAGSIDCLAVDETKSRFCSGSFDRMIKIWAAGKGGSDEMVEEDEGHQKKKKRTDGQKVPTRVPLMTLSGHKEGVAAIQWLSSSEICSASWDHTMKLWDVQQGVEKSVLAGTKVFLDISYSPLNRMIISGSADRHVRLWDPRIRDGAVVKCTYTSHTGWISSVSWSPINEHLFISGSYDTVMKLWDTRSPKTPMYNMTGHEDKIMAVDWSLPDLMLSGGADNEIKIFRYSTVPGSS, from the exons atggcttctgtTGAGGGCACCGTGTCGCATTTACAGGTGAAATTCTTCACCAAACAACCCCA ATTTTCTGTGCCAGACAACCCATTCTCTGTTCCTTCGAGCTGTGGATTGAAGGAGCTAAGTGACCTGATAAATGGGTTACTCCAGTCAG CTGGAACTGGTGGCCTGCATCCTACTGAGTTTGATTTCTTGGTCGAAGGACAATTCTTGAGGACAACACTTGAAAAACACATTGAACAAACGGAAAGATCTACA GAAGAAGTCCTTGAACTAGAATACTTGGAGAGACAGCCTGCACCTGCCCCGCAAGACTCGCTTCAACATGATGATTGGGTTAGCTGTTTACATGCACAGGGGGAGCA TATCCTTAGCGGTTGCTATGACAACACAGTCAAGTTATGGACAAGCAGAGGGGACATTATCCTGACGATACCTGGACACTCGGCACCTGTCAAGTCGATATCGTGGATTGCCCAGGATGAAGCGTCAAGCACTTTCCTGAGTGGGTCACATGATCAGACGATCCTTATATGGGAATGGAACCGGACGACCAATGCGATGGAATGTCTGTACATGTGTAAAGGTCACGCTGGAAGCATCGATTGCCTGGCTGTGGACGAGACAAAGTCACGG TTCTGCAGTGGTTCATTCGACCGCATGATCAAGATCTGGGCGGCCGGTAAAGGGGGGTCCGATGAGATGGTGGAGGAGGACGAAGGGcatcagaaaaagaagaagagaacaGACGGACAGAAGGTCCCTACGAGGGTTCCCCTGATGACCCTATCTGGTCACAAGGAAGGTGTGGCAGCGATTCAGTGGTTAAGTTCAAGTGAGATCTGCTCTGCGTCGTGGGATCATACGATGAAATTATGGGATGTGCAACAGGGCGTTGAAAAGTCTGTGTTG GCTGGTACCAAAGTGTTCCTGGATATTTCCTATTCGCCCCTCAACAGAATGATAATCTCTGGTTCTGCGGACAGACACGTTAGATTATGGGACCCAAGAATAAGAG ATGGTGCAGTAGTAAAGTGCACATATACATCACACACTGGCTGGATATCCAGCGTATCATGGTCACCGATTAATGAACATCTATTCATCTCGGGATCTTACGACACTGTCATGAAACTCTGGGACACCAGAAG TCCGAAGACACCAATGTACAACATGACCGGCCACGAGGATAAGATAATGGCAGTTGATTGGTCGCTACCAGATCTCATGCTAAGCGGAGGCGCAGacaatgaaatcaaaatattcagatatTCGACTGTGCCGGGAAGCAGCTGA
- the LOC135500389 gene encoding coiled-coil domain-containing protein 177-like, protein MDSLTTPIHIDLYDFEDPKYEDSKYVLTSPRSLEACARVGVKPMELLYKPLADFQEEHLAEGTSLQTIYNMYDEQENERIRVLKLCRHERDHLVSEDEVKSISRLSPIAGSYIRPTSPGSEMRSRSPATNKMSFASKSATLLLDDKLRNLERKTEADNSRDSPVDKGSLQRIRTAWATSGGDGDKHETGEEKDIEDKEKHLFEKSEKGAGKSILRQRASSLERPRRLASHSSRESSIRSRTNSERSFPLDNTWASVLKNSISSAKPILDSKLRNRLRGCNVAGVRIPERDQKILSCLMAKEEDEKERARMRESALNVWEEERKKELRQRQREEADRRRALLTKSGERQKKLSANESKRKEAEEADLKQREQKIEMSDKHWQEQAAKLERDRRQKLIEKKQQEMQRRRSVERNLQAKEKENEEFGKMVIQYQDNAIKKALTAKEAQLHEEKMRRRLQNQREMRDFKSRHQQVEKMTEEEIEAMRASIEYKHKKAEENYENINVKKYHEIEAHHREREKQDRLLKQNLEKMEKEMEDYKKNLRVYRQVKEQQADEIVNTVTLKKKLRAQEERAQREALQRANYRKERKKEAARLHDMKETIAWKDAKAQVIQEEKEQTVSQLRALAHTSELLRGELMQRYNKDSFDQKVKKVELETKIGVGNRNSLRNSSSVKLY, encoded by the exons ATGGATTCATTGACCACCCCAATCCATATTGACCTGTATGACTTTGAGGACCCAAAATATGAAGACAGCAAGTATGTGCTTACAAGTCCAAGATCTCTGGAGGCATGTGCAAGAGTGGGAGTCAAG CCCATGGAGCTGCTATACAAACCTCTTGCCGATTTTCAAGAAGAGCACCTGGCTGAAGGCACATCTCTGCAAACAATCTATAACATGTATGAcgaacaagaaaatgaaagaataC GCGTGCTCAAATTATGTCGTCATGAACGCGACCACTTAGTCAGCGAAGATGAGGTGAAGAGCATCTCTAGATTATCTCCGATCGCCGGTTCGTACATAAGGCCAACATCACCGGGGTCAGAAATGAGGTCAAGGTCGCCTGCTACAAATAAGATGTCATTTGCGTCCAAGTCGGCGACACTTTTACTTGATGACAAATTAAGGAATTTGGAGAGGAAAACAGAGGCTG ATAACAGCAGGGACTCTCCAGTTGATAAAGGCTCGCTCCAACGCATCAGGACTGCCTGGGCAACATCTGGTGGCGATGGAGACAAACACGAAACAGGCGAGGAAAAAGATATCGAGGATAA ggaaAAGCATCTTTTTGAAAAGTCCGAGAAAGGGGCGGGGAAATCGATCCTTCGACAGAGGGCATCGTCACTAGAGAGACCTCGCCGGCTGGCATCACACTCTTCCAGGGAATCCTCCATCAGAAGTCGGACCAATTCAGAAAGAAGTTTCCCACTCGACAACACCTGGGCGTCGGTTTTGAAAAATTCAATCTCGTCAGCAAAGCCAATCCTCGATTCTAAACTTCGCAACAGGCTGAGAGGTTGTAATGTCGCAGGGGTTAGAATACCTGAGCGG GATCAAAAGATACTCTCGTGTCTCATGGCCAAAGAAGAAGACGAGAAGGAGCGGGCACGGATGCGGGAATCGGCTCTGAACGTCTGGGAGGAGGAGAGAAAGAAGGAGCTGAGGCAGAGGCAGAGGGAGGAGGCGGATAGACGCAGAGCTTTATTGACAAAGAGCGGAGAGAGACAAAAAAAACTG TCAGCCAATGAGAGCAAGCGAAAGGAGGCTGAAGAAGCAGACCTAAAACAACGCGAGCAGAAGATAGAAATGTCTGATAAACATTGGCAGGAGCAGGCGGCAAAGTTGGAACGTGATCGG cgCCAAAAACTGATCGAGAAGAAACAACAAGAAATGCAGAGACGACGCAGCGTTGAACGTAACCTGCAggcgaaggagaaggagaatgaAGAATTTGGAAAGATGGTCATTCAGTATCAGGACAACGCGATCAAGAAAGCCTTGACAGCCAAGGAGGCGCAGTTACACGAGGAGAAAATG AGGCGTCGACTGCAAAATCAACGTGAAATGAGAGACTTCAAGTCGAGGCATCAACAAGTCGAAAAGATGACCGA GGAAGAGATTGAAGCCATGAGAGCAAGCATCGAGTACAAACACAAGAAAGCTGAGGAAAATTATGAGAATATTAACGTCAAGAAGTATCATGAAATTGAGGCACATCA TCGTGAGAGAGAGAAACAGGACAGGCTTTTGAAACAGAATCTCGAGAAAATGGAGAAAGAAATGGAAGACTATAAGAAGAATTTGAGAGTCTACAGACAAGTG aaAGAGCAGCAGGCGGATGAGATTGTAAACACAGTGACGTTGAAGAAGAAACTGCGTGCACAGGAGGAGAGAGCGCAGAGAGAGGCATTGCAGAGAGCAAATTACAGAAA GGAACGAAAGAAAGAAGCTGCCCGCCTCCATGATATGAAGGAGACGATCGCGTGGAAGGATGCCAAGGCCCAGGTCATCCAGGAAGAAAAGGAACAAACTGTATCGCAG CTGCGAGCTCTTGCTCATACATCGGAGCTCCTGAGAGGTGAGCTCATGCAGAGATACAACAAGGATTCGTTTGACCAGAAGGTGAAAAAGGTCGAACTCGAGACGAAAATTGGAGTAGGAAATCGAAACAGTTTGCGGAATTCATCGTCTGTGAAATTATATTGA